A segment of the Desulfurobacterium indicum genome:
TGTAGTTCCATTTTTGCCTCCTGGGGTTGGTATTTGTGGGGTGTTCCCCAGGAGGTTATCCCATTTCTCAAGCTTACACAAAATATCGTACACTACCACTTTGCTCGTTGGAACTCCTGTTCTTCTTATTACCTTTATTGTTGGTCTGGTCATAAGTGTCTTTCAGGCGGCAACACAGATTCATGAGATGACACTTACGTT
Coding sequences within it:
- the fliQ gene encoding flagellar biosynthesis protein FliQ, translated to MSYTTTLLVGTPVLLITFIVGLVISVFQAATQIHEMTLTFIPKILAAIIALFIFGSWMMIKLVDYTRENFNLIASLLK